The Sediminispirochaeta smaragdinae DSM 11293 genome has a segment encoding these proteins:
- the rbfA gene encoding 30S ribosome-binding factor RbfA — protein MAENIRLRRVESSIQNEIGMMILRQMIKDPRVTETMTVTRVEVSKDIAYAKVYISSLAGEHSLEEGVQALNHAAGFIQARVARQIKTKNTPKLRFFEDHSIELGVEMTRKLEELDR, from the coding sequence ATGGCTGAAAACATACGGCTGAGGAGGGTCGAATCTTCCATTCAAAATGAGATTGGAATGATGATCCTTCGGCAGATGATTAAGGACCCCCGTGTTACCGAAACTATGACGGTAACACGGGTGGAAGTTTCCAAGGATATTGCCTATGCAAAGGTGTATATCTCATCGCTGGCGGGGGAGCACTCCCTTGAAGAGGGTGTGCAGGCGCTAAATCACGCTGCCGGTTTTATTCAGGCTCGCGTAGCCCGTCAAATAAAGACGAAAAATACCCCAAAACTCCGTTTTTTTGAAGATCATTCGATTGAACTTGGAGTCGAGATGACCAGGAAGCTTGAGGAGTTGGACCGCTAA
- the truB gene encoding tRNA pseudouridine(55) synthase TruB: MRSSGLILIDKPEGVTSFGALYPIKKRLGRGIKVGHTGTLDKFASGLLVVCAGSYTRLAGFITTEDKSYEATILFGSQTDTLDPEGRVIHQAPLPCRDKLFSVIHDFTGNILQKPPLFSALHVKGERAYKRALRGEAVEMVPRPVTIHNLEITAFDGEKAVIRVTCSKGTYIRSLARDLALAAGSCGYLLSLRRTQLGRFAVCDAVAPELFDPDRHLSGGYQWFSDMQEHFAVARVDELMHRRITNGIMPPQTFLSKVFTNEEEGVSERHYLLFSEEGALAASLNRSEKGFAFDFVVGT, encoded by the coding sequence TTGAGATCCTCTGGGCTTATTCTTATAGATAAACCCGAAGGAGTTACCTCTTTCGGAGCGTTGTATCCAATAAAAAAACGACTCGGAAGAGGAATAAAAGTCGGTCACACAGGGACACTTGATAAATTTGCCTCTGGCCTGCTCGTTGTGTGTGCCGGAAGCTATACACGGCTTGCTGGTTTTATCACGACGGAAGATAAAAGTTACGAAGCAACCATTCTTTTCGGCAGCCAAACCGACACTCTCGACCCCGAAGGGCGCGTTATTCACCAAGCGCCGCTCCCTTGTCGTGATAAGCTTTTTTCCGTAATTCATGACTTTACTGGTAATATATTACAGAAGCCGCCGCTTTTTTCGGCACTTCATGTAAAGGGAGAGCGGGCCTATAAACGGGCGCTACGCGGAGAAGCTGTGGAGATGGTTCCACGACCTGTGACAATCCACAATCTTGAAATCACGGCTTTCGATGGGGAGAAAGCCGTAATCAGGGTAACGTGTTCAAAAGGAACCTATATACGATCTCTTGCCAGAGACCTTGCGCTTGCTGCCGGATCTTGTGGCTACCTTCTCTCCCTTCGGAGGACTCAACTGGGACGGTTTGCGGTTTGCGATGCGGTCGCCCCGGAGCTCTTTGATCCCGATCGCCATCTATCAGGTGGTTATCAATGGTTCTCCGATATGCAGGAGCACTTCGCCGTTGCTCGTGTCGATGAGCTCATGCACAGGCGTATCACCAACGGAATTATGCCTCCACAGACTTTTCTCTCCAAGGTATTTACGAACGAAGAGGAAGGGGTTTCGGAGCGACATTACCTCCTTTTTTCCGAAGAAGGAGCACTTGCTGCTTCTCTCAATCGTAGCGAAAAGGGGTTTGCCTTTGACTTTGTGGTTGGAACATAG
- a CDS encoding nucleotidyl transferase family protein, with product MDIYSWAEFIEDPPHISQQSTISVGVFDGVHAGHKLLISYMERFPHTQKWIFTFSENPRRLLRSGHFPGDLMTKFQKIEELKRLGITSVVLIDFSNDFSKLTGKDFFTAIIKRIPVHAVVLGDNFRCGRGGSTSAYDVRDFLTSRNIEVMIPRPLAWRNRTISSTRIRTAIQEGDFVSVRMMTERAFTLDVADLPQRTGVEAITIDKKDVQQVLPPPGSYQVYISKNGEQAVLTTLSIDEASVRWIRPNCYKGPVHNIQFVTNEE from the coding sequence ATGGATATCTACTCTTGGGCAGAATTCATAGAAGATCCGCCTCATATTTCGCAGCAGTCGACAATCAGTGTGGGGGTGTTCGACGGGGTTCACGCAGGTCATAAGCTGCTTATTTCTTACATGGAACGTTTTCCTCATACTCAGAAATGGATCTTCACCTTTTCCGAAAATCCGCGTCGCCTATTGCGTTCCGGACACTTCCCCGGTGATCTTATGACAAAGTTCCAGAAAATAGAGGAGCTTAAGCGCTTGGGAATCACCAGTGTCGTTCTCATTGACTTTTCCAATGATTTCAGTAAACTGACAGGGAAGGATTTTTTTACTGCGATTATTAAGCGTATCCCGGTACATGCCGTTGTGCTTGGCGATAATTTTCGTTGCGGGAGGGGCGGTTCTACCAGTGCGTACGATGTTCGGGATTTTTTGACCTCCCGTAACATCGAGGTAATGATTCCCCGGCCATTGGCATGGCGGAACAGAACAATAAGCAGTACGCGTATTCGAACGGCGATTCAGGAAGGCGATTTTGTCTCCGTTCGGATGATGACAGAAAGAGCTTTCACTCTCGACGTGGCCGACCTACCTCAACGTACGGGAGTAGAAGCCATTACTATAGACAAAAAGGATGTACAGCAGGTCCTGCCGCCACCAGGGTCCTATCAGGTGTACATTTCGAAAAACGGTGAGCAAGCCGTTTTAACGACGCTTTCTATTGATGAAGCGTCCGTCAGATGGATCAGGCCCAACTGCTACAAAGGCCCTGTCCACAATATTCAATTCGTAACGAACGAGGAGTGA